A segment of the Triticum urartu cultivar G1812 chromosome 1, Tu2.1, whole genome shotgun sequence genome:
acatgctggtaagcagtatgacttgtatcgcccacaaatcacttgtgttctactcgtgcatataccatctacgcataaactggctctgataccactgttggggaacgtagtaatttcaaaaaaaatccctacgcacacacatgatcgtggtgatgcataacaacgagaggggagagtgtgtccacgtaccatcgtagaccgaatgcggaagcgttagcacaacgcggttgatgtaatcgtacgtcttcacgatccgaccgatccaagtaccgaacgcacgacacctccgagttctgcacacgttcaactcgatgacgtcccgcgagctctaatccagcaaagcttcacaggagagtttcgtcagcatgatgacatggtgacggtgatgatgatgctaccgacgcaaggcttcgcctaagcaccgctacgatatgatcgaggtggattatggtggagggggcaccgcacacggctaagagatcaatgatcaattgttgtgtctccaaggggtgccccctccccgtatataaaggagtggaggagggggaaggccggccctctctatggcacgccctaagggagtcctactcccaccaggagtaggattccccctttcctagtataACTatgagcccttccaagtagtaggagtaggagagaaggaaatggaaagagaagagaaggaaggagggggcgctgcccctccccctagtccaattcggactaagcattggggggcgtgcagcctctcctctctctttcccctaaagcccaataaggcccatatactccccggcgaattcccgtaactctccggtactccgaaaaatacccgaatcactcagaacctttcctatgtccgaatatagtcgtccaatatatcgatctttacgtctcaaccattttgatactcctcgtcatgttcccgatctcatccgggactccgaactaccttcggtacatcaaaacacataaactcataatacaaatcgtcaccgaacattaagcgtgcggaccctacgggttcgagaactatgtagacatgaccgagacacgtctccggtcaataaccaatagcggaacctgaatgctcatattggctcctacatattctacgaagatctttatcggtcaaaccgcataacaacatacgttgttccctttgtcatcggtatgttacttgcccgagattcgatcgtcggtatctcaatacctagttcaatctcgttaccggcaagtctctttactcgttccgtaatacatcatcccgcaactaactcattagttacaatgcttgcaaggcttatagtgatgtgtattaccgagtgggcctagagatacctctccgacgatcggagtaacaaatcctaatctcgaaatacgccaactcaacaagtaccttcggagacacttgtagagcacctttataatcacccagttaggttgtgatgtttggtagcacacaaagtgttcctccggtaaatgggagtttcataatctcatagtcataggaacatgtatatgtcatgaagaaagcaatagcaacatactaaacgatcaagtgctaagctaacggaataggtcaagtcaatcacatcattctcctaatgatgtgatcccgttaatcaaatgacaattcatgtctatggttaggaaacttaaccatctttgattaacgagctagtcaagtagaggcatactagtgacactatgtttgtctatgtattcacacatgtattatgtttccggttaatacaattctagcatgaataataaacatttatcatgaaataaggaaataaataataactttattattgcctctagggcatatttccttcagggctctctccccctctctcccggtggcgccggaacaccgccggaGCCATCATCGTGAcagcgatctacaccaacaaattcgccgccgtcatcaccaactctctccccctctatgcagcagtgtaacacATCTCAtccccgttgtaatctctacttaaacatggtgctcaatgctatatattatttcccaatgatatatgattatcctatgatgtttgagtagatctgttttgtcctatgggttgattgatgatcgtgattggtttgagttgcatgttttattattggtgctgtcctatggtgctctccgcatcgcgcaagcgtgagggatccttgttgtagggtttgcaatatgttcatgatttgcttatggtgggtggtgtgagtgatagaaacacatacccgagtaagtaggttgtttgcatatgggagtaaagaggacttgataccttataatgctatggttgggttttaccttaatgatctttagtagttacAGATGttttctagagttccaatcataagtgcatatgatccaagtagagaaagtatgttagcttatgcctctccctcatataaaattgcaataataattaccggtctagttatcgattgcctagagataaataactttcttgtgacaaaaaTCTCTCcgctaaaactaatttagttgtttatttatctaaacaacccctaatttttatttacgcgctcttcattatcttgcaaacctatcctacaacacctacaaagtacttctagtttcacacttgttctaggtaaagcgaacgttaagtgtgcgtagagttgtatcggtggtcgatagaactgaggaaatatttgttctacctttagctcctcattgggttcgacactcttatttatcaaaaaagactacaactgatcccctctacttgtgggttatcaaggacACAGTCCTGTTGGCAGGAAAAGGATCACTACGTGTGTTTTAGATAGTAGAGATTTTCCTAGCATCCAAGTAAATGCTAATGTATTATCTACATGGACATGTCTGGTTATTCTATTTTCAGTTACATACGCTTATGGGATGGTGAAGAATTACATCAAGGAGTTCACATAGTGAGCATTCTTTGTTGCACATATTTACATACTTCTACATACTTGCTTGTGTAGGATGGTGTCGAGAAAGAAATTTTTTGTCCACCTTCTGAAAGTATGACCAAATTTAAGCCGAAGGCGACATACCTAATTGTATCTTAACGCATTAGGAAATATATCTTTAATGAGAGATAATCAACTGTATCTTTACTTTCAATGCAAACATTAACGAACTGCGGCCTTTTCCTAAAACTCATTTTAGATCAAAGTGTGATAGTGTTCCAATGCATTAAAAAACCCATTTAGGTAAACTGCCTTCGGGGTCGCTCCTAGGGTGACTCCGGAGGCCTCTTCCACCGCTACTCGAAAGGTCACCTCCGTTGATCTTCTCCGCCaccccgtcggaggaggtcgtCGGTATTAATGGCAGCGCCAAGCTCCCCCATCCAACTCTCTGCTTCGCCCTTCTCCTAGCAGCCTCCTTCTGTTGTCAACCCGCAAGATATCCTTCGATTGTATTTCTCCTCTCCAGGTTGCTGCTCCGGGTGTGGTTACGACCCTGTTTGTGGCAGTCCAGTGTTGGGCCTAGATCAGGACAACCCGCTAGGCTTTGAGGCAAAGTGGATCGGCCTGATCCGGTGGGTAACGCCCCAGCCACAACCAACGATTCTCGGTCATTAcgcctggcgggatctagactgacCTCACATACCAACACTAGTCTTTTCCGCACTTTGTGCTCACTCATGCGCACCTGGTCCAACTCGccagtcggtcacccatcctcaaaTTGCTGCAAGGTAGgcacacttaactttggagttcttgaaaaagaaggaattccatgttgatatgagtagtctatcattcCTATTAGACCAGGCTCTCACATACACCCCTACTCAAAGGAATCGACGTGCTCATCCGCCCAttaggaacgttccctcttggcacacgtatctgcatctagttcggcaCATGTGCCATGTCGTGTGCCACAACGGGCCACATACGCCATGCACCACATGGTCGCGCACCTGACCCGCACATGTCCATCtaaccacgagggtctgttttgATACCAATTGTAATGGCCCGCCCACAACCACATATTCTTGGCCGTTAcgcctggcgggatctagactggccccacataCCAACACTAGTCTTTCCTGCACACTTTGTCTTTACTCGTGCGCACCTGGGATCAACTTCccagtcggtcacccatcctcaaaTTGCTTCAAGCCAagcacacttaactttggagttctctTCGAATGGGCTCCTGAAAAAAAAGAAATTCTTTGTTGATATGAATAGTCTATTATTCCTATTAAGCCAGGCTCTCATACATTGGTTGGTGGCATTGCTTTGGAGGTGCTTTGAATGTGTGATCTAAGGATGGAGGCTTGAGGCAGGGAACATGGTTGTGCATCGACAACGGTTGATCGTCTACCCGAGCCAGTGTGGTGATATGTTGGTGGCCACGATCCCAACTACAAGTACATGGACGACAGTGTCAGGCTGTTGCGTCCTAATATGACGGTTCTCTGCTCGGGACGCACGAGTGATAGCGGAGTCCTGTGCCACCAGGTGATTGTTGTGACGAGACGGTAGAACTTGGATCTTCATACCCACAAGGACAAGTATGTTTTGCAACTGATTCTGCCGCCATAGATGAGGACGACGCGAGATTGCCGGAGCGACTTGAATTGTGATTTTGGCGGTGTCGATGGCCTTCCTCCCTCAATCTTTGTCGCTATGTGTGACGATGACCTTCGTTGTTCAGAGGCTTTGGGGGCGACCAACTTTTATTGCGGCTTGAATGCCTGCTTGTGTGAGCATGGTCTTTACTTGCACAACATCTCAGGTCAAGATTGTGCTATGCATGTAGCTATTGGGATCACGAAAAGTGGTGGAGACGATGACTTTGATGTGGTGGTGCTTCTTAAGTACCGGTCTCGAGCTCCGAGGTGAAGACCCGAGGGTGAAAATCAATGACCTGGCCTTCGGCGGCTAGGTCTGTCCACAGTGGTGCTTAAGCGTCGTTCCATTCCTAAAGGCATTCTTGTTGGAGAATATTTCTCGTTCTACTTGTAATGTCAATAGATGGTTGGTGCAGATACGATCACTGCTATAGGTTGTTGATCTTTTTTTTATCGACTGAGAGTTCCTTTTTCTTTCTACTACTTCATCAAGGCATAGCTTCGATGTCGTATGACTTTGCTATTAACTGATCTTATTTTGTGTGTGTCTGTGTTATTGTTTTTGTGGTGGGCATATTAGTTATGCAATCAGCGGGTGTATGCTCATCATGTTTGTATAAAGCTTCATCGACAAATTGAGAGTCGCGGGCTAGTTTCTTGTCTCCGTCAACATTTGTGCATGATCTGTCACGCTTGGGTGGTCGTATTATAACAAGTGTGTGTACACATGTGCGTCATCTGGCAAGGAAGAAATGGACGCAGCCGACGGATCCTAGTCCCGAAATGTCCGCGTTCCAGACTACTACAGTCATCGTAACCCAAAGAGCACGAGGAGGGAGCAACACGGGACCGAAACCCAGAGAAGCCGCAAGCAAGTTACAACAACCGTCTCCGTCCCCTCGCCCCCACGCACACGAGCGCACAGCCGCGCACGCAAAAGGTCCGGCCAGCGGACGCCGACGGACTTTTCTCCCCACGCTTCCTTCATGGGCTGCTGCGGCTCCTCGCTGCGGTCGTGGGTCCACGCGGAGAAGCCGCCGGCGCCCCGGCGGCCCGCTCCATCTcccccgccgccgcaccgccccTCCTTCACCCTCAAGGCGCAGAaggccgccccgccgccgccgaccgcggcgcgcggggaggaggagcaggaggTCCCGGCGCTCGCGGAGTTCTCGCTGGCGGAGCTCCGCGCGGCCACGGACGGCTTCGCGGCGGGGAACATCGTGTCGGAGAGCGGCGAGAAGGCTCCCAACCTCGTCTACAGGGGCCGGCTGCGGGGCGCCGCCCCTCGCGCCATCGCCGTCAAGAAGTTCGCCAAGCATGCCTGGCCCGACCCCAAGCAGTTCGCGGTAGGAGGGAGAAGCCGCGAGGAACTCGTGGTTTGGTGTATGGCTGAATTGGGAGTTTTGGGGGCATATGGTTTTGACGAATTGTTTGTCTGGTTTCCAGGAGGAGGCGAAGGGGGTGGGCAAGCTGCGGCACCGGAGGCTGGCAAACCTCATCGGCTACTGCTGCGACGGCGACGAGCGGCTGCTTGTCGCGGAGTTCATGTCCAACGATACCCTCGCCAAGCACCTGTTCCACTGTGAGTCCCCCAAGTAACCCCCCTCGCCGCAGACTGTCTTTAGTTAGTAGTTGCCCGGACCGTTTGTTGATTCTACAGAACTTGGAAATCCTTTGCTTTAGTGGATGTTGCTGAATTATGGGATGCGGTAAGCAAGTGTCTGCACAAGGCTTCTACTCTCAGTGCAGTGTTTGCAGCATTTTGAATTTTTGATGTCAAACTTAAGCAATTGATATACAAGTTATTTCGATTAGCATCCTGGATGCAATTGAGTCTAATTTATCTCAGGATTACACACATCCTGTTTGTGATTGCTACTTCGGTCATTCTTGAGTTAAAGACTTACTAGTGATGACATTTATCACCAAAGGGAAGTTATTGTTTCTGCACAAGGCTTCTACTCAGTGCAGTTGTTTGCAGCATTTTGATGTCGAACTTAAGCTATTGATAGTTAATGCTTGATTGACCTTCCCTCGGGTCTCCAGCTTCCATGCTCACTTGTTATTTTGATTATCACCTTGTATAAAAGGGAAATATTGCACACATACTGCTTGTGATTGCTAATTTGGTCATTTTGACTTAAATACCGACAAGTGATGGCACTTATCATCTGTGCACAATGGGTATGAACTGGTCTTGCAAACAACTATCAAATTAATATGCTCTTCGCCATACTTTTGCCCTTGTGCAGGGGAAAACCAGACTATTGAATGGGCTATGCGTCTGAGAGTTGCATACTACATTGCCGAAGCATTGGGATATTGCAGCAATGAGGAACGCTCTTTATATCATGACCTAAATGCATACAGAGTCCTCTTTGATGAGGTAAATGATCAGCAAGACAAGTCTATTTAAGTGTATAGACTTTGTCAAACCAATGATTAATGTCTTGTGCTGATGGCCATGGTGACGATATTTAGAGGTTTCCAAGTTTAGATTTCGTTTTACCTAAAAAAAGTCAAGTTTTTTTTTTTCTGTTAACAAGAAACTGAAATGTTAGCAGCTAGCTGTCTTTTTATGCACTGTTTATGCGCGCATAAACTACAAGGATAATTCGATTACTAGGAAAATTGTTTAGCAGAACTTACATTGGCATTTGGAAGATGTCATGCATTCAATTTGTTTACAACTTCACCAAGTAGGTTTTATTAGATGTTGATTGCATCCAACAGTTGAACATGTCATTTGTACCAATTACCATGCATGTAAGCAAAGCATCTAATAACCTTTCTGGTTGCAGAATGGTGATCCACGCCTCTCATGCTTTGGTCTGATGAAAAACAGCAGGGATGGGAAAAGTTATAGCACAAATCTAGCGTACACACCTCCAGAATATCTGAGAAATGGTATTTAATCCTTTTCTTACTTAGTAATGAAATATTTCTTCTTCTAGGAGTTTAGTTTTATTATTGCAATCCTCCACTCCACAAACAATAGGGATGTCAGGGGATGAAGCTTTAATCTGTCGGCACTGAATAACAAAATTTCTCAAAGTGGAAAGACAAATATAGTACTTTTGTTAAGATATTGGTTAAATGTATTAGATAGAAATCATGAGGAGTCTTTTCTGCATTATTGATGTTGACAAAGGCACCACCGATGCGCATTTGAGTTTTtgtcttttctttctttcagGCAGGGTCACAGCAGAAAGTGTCATTTTCAGTTTTGGCACTGTACTCCTCGATCTTCTCAGCGGAAAGCGCATACCTCCTTCCCATGTAAGTTTGTTAAGCATGTTTTCTTAGCTTCCATCATATTCAGCTAAGGAAATACAGAAATTATGCCAAAGAGATACTTGTTTGGTTTTTCTTGCTAAGCTTCATGCACTAGCCAACGCAACCAAAAGTCCAAACTAATGGAAAGGGCTAGGTAATCCACATATACACTTCAACATGCTTTCGCAATTTATCCAAAAATTGTTGTTGTCCCCCTCTGTGTCTTCTTGAACCATACCTCTGAGTCTATTCACGCGCTGACTTCCCGCGTCACATGTGAGAGGGGTTTTTGAAGTGTATATGTTGCTTGCCTAGCATTTCCATCAGTTCGGACTTTTGGTTGCGTTGGctagtgcatgaagcttaacatTTCTCAGCACAAATACCAGTTGAACACCCATGTAGATTGAACTATAACGAAAACATTCATGTTGAATTTCATATTTAGCTGTACAAGTTTGCGCGGATCCACACAGGTTTTCTGCCAAGAAATTCTTACATATAATGTATACTATTATTTGAAGTAATAGTAGTATTGTTTAGCCAATACACATGGTCATTACACATCCAGGCTGACATCTATGCTCTGACCAAGAGGATGTAGAAGCCATTCGTGTGCTGTATGATTGGCCCAACAGGCAGTGTCAGCTTAGTAGCTTACCCTTGTAAAATGCTCTAATAGCCACTTTGCAATATCACACCACCTATATGTTGTGGCCATATCTCCCCCTTCAAGCATAGAGTCGCTCCTTGTGTTGGCCGCTCAATGCTATATGCTGTCGCTTGCGTCATCCGTGTCACTTGCCTCGCTCGTGGCAGACATGATCGGTGTGACGACACTCAGTGTCAGTACAGAGTTTACTGGTTGGTGTTCACCTCACCCTCACCCTCACCCTATGCCCATTTGGACCTTTTTTCTCCAAAAGGGGATAGCCCCGGCCTCTGCACCATCATGATGCATCATCATGATGCACACAGCCATTTTATTAATAAATTATCCAATGTACAAAACAGTCATGAAAACAAAGGAAAAAAGATGGAGCACGACCATGATCGGTCAAAAATGAGATTACATGAGTCAAACACATAATCTACTACTGGTTCGCCGGCCAAATTGGTTGAATAATCCCTGTGCGACAGTCTCAAAACGTCTGCACCCAAAGGCCATGTGCTCCTGAGCGTTGCATTAGTCCAACTAGCAGCTGAGGTAGGCACCAGTAGCACAAACCTTTCGGGGGATTTCATTGTCCTCATGCAATTTTTGGGTTGCACCAATAGAATTTCCTTCTTATGTCCGATAATTTTTTGGTCGTTTTGAACACCCATATCTGAAAAACTTGATCAACCCATTAAATATTGTTGGAATTCCATGCGACCTACTCAACTTGTTGTGTGTAGAAACTACGGCCTGTACAATTATTTACCAAAGCCTATCACCAGTTAGGAAGACAATGTACATTAGTATGCACACTGGTAATGATGGGTATATGCTTCATTGCACTCAGGCACTTGATATGATAAGAAGCAGAAACATCCAAGCACTAATGGATTCACATTTGGAGGGGAACTACTCAACGGAGGAGGCTACTACTTTGGTGAATCTTGCTTCTCAATGTTTGCAGTATGAACCAAGAGACCGGCCTGATATAAAGAAGTTGGTTTCCATTCTCGAGCCACTGCAAACCAAATCAGAGGTAATAACATCTACTCTTCTTATGTTTCTTCTAGTTTTTGACTATGAATTAAGATGTTTTAGCATTGGACTACAGAGCCCCCTTTTCGTATCATTTACGCTATTGATATGTTAGTGTAACTTCCGCATTCACATGATGATTCCTGACATTTCAGTCATGTACTTGAGAGTTTCTCGTGCATGCTGTTCAGAAGTATTTTCACTGGGCCCTTTCAGGCCCTTTGGTCGAAATGTGGGTAACTGTGGCAGtaacatactccctccttccagaTATATAGGACAAATTTTGATTGGTTAAGACAAGGATTTGACCAACAATTACTCCATCAGCATGTAGTTTATGTGACACAAAGTTGATGTCAGTGGATTTGTATGTTAatgaagtactccctccgtccgaaaatacttgtcatcaaaatggataaaaagagatgtatctaaaatacgtctagatacatccccttttatccattttgatgacaagtatttccggacggagggagtaattgtTGGTTCAAGCCTTGTGTTAACTAATCAAAATACACCCTATATAACTGAATGGAGAGGGAGTAGTGACCAACCATTTAGTGGTGATGAATGTTATTAAATATATTGAATAACAGTACTCAGTACTCAACATATGGTCATATCTCCCGCCAAAAAAAGGGCATATGCCCACTTTGGCATAGAGTATATAATGTATGTCTTCCATCACTGTGCAAAGGCTGTATGTTCCAAATTGTGTTCAGCATGTTATGTttgttactccctccgtctcataatataagatgttattaCAACCGATATACACATATTGGTTGtaataacatcttatattatgggaagGAGGGAGTATTTATTTAGGCCTAGTTTTGTACGTAACATTTTGCTTTGTTACTTCTGTGTTAGGAATGACATAATTTCGATAGATGAGTAGCATGACATGTATATCTGATGATTTCTCATTGCAAAATACAAAGCAGGTGCCATCCTATGTGATGCTTGGAGTTCCGAAACCTGATGAACCGTCAAAGGCACCACCTAGCCCTACTCCACAGCCACAGCACCCTCTTTCTCCCATGGGAGAAGCCTGTTCAAGGATGGACCTAACTGCCATACATCAGATTCTAGTCTCGATGCATTACAGAGATGATGAAGGGAGTAATGAGGTAAAGAGCATCGTGTTCTGTTTCCAGCATGTCCTTTCTGCAGTGTTGTATCTTCACCGGTCTCCACATTGCAGTTATCGTTCCAAGAATGGACACAGCAGATGAGGGATATGTTGGACGCCCGGAAACAGGGCGACTTTGCTTTCCGAGACAAGGACTTCAAAGCAGCCATAGATTGTTATACTCAGGTAGTGCCTTATCTGGATCTATAGGACGTTCTCCAAGTCGCTGTAAAATTTTCTGATCCATCCTTTGCCTGTTATTGTTTCACAGTTTGTTGATGTCGGGACAATGGTGTCGCCAACGGTTTACGCCAGACGGAGCTTGTGCCACCTGATGTGTGACCAGCCTGATGCTGCCCTCCGGGACGCAATGCAAGCGCAGTGTGTGTATCCCGATTGGCCCACAGCTTTCTACATGCAGGCGGTCGCCCTGTCCAAACTAGATATGCAGAGTGACGCCACCGACATGTTGAACGAGGCCTCACAACTTGAAGAGAAGAGGCAAAAGAGCGCAAGAGGTCCATGAATGAAGAGCATATTAAACTCGGAGAAGTCACATCCATCCCATATATATGTATGTAATCGGTAGTTTGCGCTGATCTGAGCGGTATAGGAGCTAGAAGATCTGCGGGAAGACGTTTCACTGAAGAGTCCTGCGAATGCGATTGAAGGAACTCGTTTGGTTTGGCATACCTGTGATAAGTAGTGCATTTTTGGGCCCATGTTTGTTGTATATAACGTCAGTTGAAACAGGCAGCAAACGCGGTCGTTCGTTTGAATGTGTGTTGCTGGTTGTTGGGAAGGGTCCTTGTTGTAGCTAAAGCAAATAAACATACCTATATCCTGTTTGTACAGAAAATATTGGTTTGGATGTACATCGGCCTGAGTACATTCCTGCTCATCTTATGGGCTGTGTAGAATTGTGGAGTCCTTGCATAATTATCTACGCTTGCACTGCGGTTGAATGATTGCCTGAAGAGCATAACTGTTACAGGTTTGGCACATGACACTGTCTAAGCCGGTAGCATTTCCCCTCATGACTCCATGATCTCCCTCCAGACGCTTCAAGTTTGTACCGACCGAGGATATTCGAAAGACCCCTTTGTTGACTGAGAGTTTAGATTTACGCGTTTGGTATTGGTAAGTTGCCTGAATTTGCAACTCACGCCAGTCAAATTTCAAGCGCAACCCTGAGGAAGAGATGGGGTGCCGCAGTGCAAGCACAAGGCGCGGGGTCGCCGGCGTGGTTGAACCCGGAGCGACCCGGAACAAGGTGGCAGCAACATTGCTGGTGGAGGGGTGTCGATGATTCATTGTTTCGGGTGCAGTATGGGGTGGGGGGTTCGAAAAGAACTCGAGTTTAGAGGGATGGTTGTGGGCGGTACCATACCGGAGGGCGGCAGGAGGAAGAGGAAAAGACAGTGACAACATGAAGCTAGGACAATGTGGTGTCCTGATTGAAAGAATCGGAAGTCACTAATAATTCGAGGAATTTGGGATGAGGAACAAACGAACGGGGAGAGATTTCTTAGAGAGAAAATAGGTGAGAATGTTCACAAATTTCATAAGCAACATATCCCTCGCAACTAACAACTACACCACACATTCTAATTCCCTTACTTACAAGTAGACCACATCACCATTCTATAACTTGTAGAGCCATCTCACACTACTCATTCTATCTCGTCTTCTTCCTGCCCGATGGTCCCCTTTCCTTCGTCGGCCCACTCAAAATAGAGGTGGGGTCCGACGACTCATTATCCACCATACCGGAAGAAGgcattaaccccccccccccctccctcaTGAGCTTGCTCATCTTCTTCCAGAGAGCCGCCAGAAATCGCTGCTTAAGCACATAATAATCTTCCCATGCCGTGTACTGCAGCACATGAGCCTGCTGGATAAGCACTTGTGGGGTTGCAACATTGCCCTTGCGCACGAGCCGCCAATCAAGAATGACCAACGATGGAAGCCACCAAACACATGAGTGTAATTGGGAGTGAAAGGCTTCAAATGAGAAACATGAAAGACTAGATGCACCTGGGCAGAGGTTGGAAGTTGAAGTTTGTATGGCAGGTCACCAATGCGCTCTAGCACCGTGTATCGCCCGAAATATTTGTAGGATAACTTCAGTTTACTGCTGGTTCACCAATGTTTGTTGCGCATACGGTTGGAGCTTCCACATGACTTGGTCGCCGATGATGGATTATCTTTTAGTACGCTTCTTGTTTGCATAATTTTTCATGCACTGCTTGGCACGAATTAACTGAGCACATAGCAACTCTGTTTGGGCTGATAGTCTAGAACAACACTGGTGGTAGGGGAATCATCCAAAAATAGTCAAACTTGGCATTCCATTGAAATTGGGACAATGTGATAGAGTGTTGGGGAGAACAACCCAACAACGTGTAAAAAATGGAGTTGTACCAGAATCCGGCCATGCCTAACTAGCGACGCCAATGACGCAGATTGCCTTGAATTTCAGAACGATGGTATTGCTCTAGGTATTCACCTCTAGGTATTCACCTCTCGCTCTTCCCATCTATCTGCAGACAATATGAAGCGATATAGTGCAATTGAGTGCCCATGG
Coding sequences within it:
- the LOC125512536 gene encoding serine/threonine-protein kinase BSK1-2-like, with product MGCCGSSLRSWVHAEKPPAPRRPAPSPPPPHRPSFTLKAQKAAPPPPTAARGEEEQEVPALAEFSLAELRAATDGFAAGNIVSESGEKAPNLVYRGRLRGAAPRAIAVKKFAKHAWPDPKQFAEEAKGVGKLRHRRLANLIGYCCDGDERLLVAEFMSNDTLAKHLFHWENQTIEWAMRLRVAYYIAEALGYCSNEERSLYHDLNAYRVLFDENGDPRLSCFGLMKNSRDGKSYSTNLAYTPPEYLRNGRVTAESVIFSFGTVLLDLLSGKRIPPSHALDMIRSRNIQALMDSHLEGNYSTEEATTLVNLASQCLQYEPRDRPDIKKLVSILEPLQTKSEVPSYVMLGVPKPDEPSKAPPSPTPQPQHPLSPMGEACSRMDLTAIHQILVSMHYRDDEGSNELSFQEWTQQMRDMLDARKQGDFAFRDKDFKAAIDCYTQFVDVGTMVSPTVYARRSLCHLMCDQPDAALRDAMQAQCVYPDWPTAFYMQAVALSKLDMQSDATDMLNEASQLEEKRQKSARGP